The Gemmatimonadota bacterium genome contains a region encoding:
- a CDS encoding TonB-dependent receptor, producing MSSFQATRWIGRSLVFLGLLSASLGAQAAPATTGRIVGRVIDAASGQGLPDVGIQVVGTTLGTQSGVDGRFGLVNVPAGPITIQLRRLGFQPKTVTGILLEAGKTVEQNVTLEAATITLTAQVVTASAERGSVNEALDAQRVAVGVVSAITSEQISRSPDSDAAQAVQRVSGVTITGGKYVFVRGLGERYTTAQLNGTRIPSPEPEKRVVPLDLFPAGLLQTITTQKTFTPDQQGDFSGAQVDIKTREFPARRSVTVSASAGANSTALGSDVRRAFSVGGENVALVKSDRKIPSLLKNYSDLGFPSLNDGDKLALIGQLRNAWSTDLGTAMPNASTSVSIGGNDPIFGQRIGYLVSGTYSTSQDIRADQTRALANRGSQPGQTVEFNRFEGETGSRGILWGGIANFSTLLGGHTRLSLNNTFNRTSDNEARRERGQFESDGVNVQIDKNQYVERSIRSNQVAAEHQFGDKHRLEWYLTSSAVTRDEPDRSEFISIIESGTGGGESLRWLSSGNGGAVRTYGNLSESSREARGSYQLNFDAAGRQHTFKVGGLYRATERDAGTFSFSISAPRATQAERELSAEQIFDGRFANRTNYWEVVALSQGGNYDAADDLTAGFGMVELGLSDRIRFVGGARFERDVVTLNAKSTLGAPVTVNNTWNDVLPSAAFNIKISDFQTLRLSVSKTLARPEYRELSPVATRDVLNADDVQGNPDLQRTGILNGDLRWEWYPTEAEVFSLGVFAKQFKDPIERAYRAGNSANRTIVYVNADAATNFGVELEARKELGFMGDAFRQLVAFSNVTLMASNIELGSQQLAATNAERAMVGQAPYVVNAGVTWTSNAGSMSATALFNRTGERIDAAGDQPLPDIVLKPRSLVDLSVRFPLLGGLQARMDARNLLDAPYEAVQGTVTREYYRQGRVFQVGLQWRP from the coding sequence ATGTCGTCCTTTCAGGCCACCCGCTGGATCGGCCGTTCCCTCGTCTTCCTGGGGCTTCTCAGCGCCTCGCTCGGCGCCCAGGCAGCCCCAGCTACCACCGGTCGTATCGTCGGCCGGGTCATCGATGCCGCGAGCGGCCAGGGGCTCCCGGATGTCGGGATCCAGGTCGTAGGCACCACGTTAGGCACCCAATCTGGCGTCGATGGTCGCTTTGGCCTCGTGAATGTGCCAGCCGGGCCCATCACGATCCAGCTGCGACGCCTGGGCTTCCAGCCCAAGACGGTAACTGGCATCCTGCTCGAGGCCGGCAAGACGGTTGAGCAGAACGTGACGCTCGAAGCAGCGACGATTACCCTGACCGCCCAGGTCGTCACCGCCTCGGCCGAACGCGGCTCGGTGAACGAGGCGCTTGATGCCCAACGCGTCGCCGTCGGCGTCGTAAGCGCCATCACATCCGAACAGATTTCGCGCAGCCCCGACAGTGACGCCGCCCAGGCCGTGCAGCGTGTCAGTGGCGTCACCATCACCGGCGGCAAGTACGTCTTCGTGCGGGGCCTCGGCGAGCGCTACACCACGGCACAGCTCAACGGCACGCGAATCCCCAGCCCCGAGCCAGAGAAGCGCGTGGTGCCGCTCGACCTGTTCCCAGCGGGATTGCTGCAGACCATCACGACCCAGAAGACCTTCACCCCGGACCAGCAAGGCGACTTCTCTGGCGCCCAGGTGGATATCAAGACACGCGAGTTTCCTGCCCGCCGCAGCGTGACCGTCTCCGCCTCTGCTGGTGCCAACTCCACAGCGCTCGGCTCGGACGTCCGGCGCGCCTTTAGCGTGGGCGGCGAAAACGTCGCCCTCGTGAAGAGCGACCGCAAGATTCCCTCGCTGCTCAAGAACTACTCAGACCTCGGCTTTCCGTCCTTGAACGATGGCGACAAGCTGGCCTTGATTGGCCAACTCAGAAACGCATGGAGCACCGACTTGGGCACCGCGATGCCGAACGCGTCGACCTCCGTGTCCATCGGCGGCAACGACCCGATTTTCGGACAGCGTATCGGCTACCTGGTGTCCGGCACCTACTCGACGTCGCAGGACATCCGTGCCGACCAGACCCGCGCGCTGGCCAACCGCGGCTCCCAGCCCGGACAGACGGTCGAGTTCAATAGGTTCGAGGGCGAGACCGGGAGCCGTGGCATCCTGTGGGGCGGCATTGCGAACTTCAGCACCCTGCTCGGCGGACACACCCGCCTGTCACTCAACAACACCTTCAACCGCACCTCGGACAACGAGGCACGTCGGGAGCGCGGCCAGTTCGAATCCGACGGCGTGAACGTGCAGATCGACAAGAACCAGTATGTCGAGCGCTCCATCCGATCCAACCAAGTCGCCGCCGAGCACCAGTTCGGCGACAAGCATCGGCTGGAGTGGTACCTGACCTCGTCCGCCGTGACGCGGGATGAGCCGGATCGTTCGGAGTTCATCTCGATCATCGAGTCGGGGACCGGCGGCGGCGAGTCACTCCGCTGGCTCAGCTCCGGGAACGGCGGCGCCGTGCGCACCTACGGGAATCTGTCGGAGTCCTCGCGTGAGGCACGCGGCAGCTACCAGCTCAACTTCGATGCGGCCGGCCGGCAGCACACCTTCAAGGTCGGCGGCCTGTATCGTGCCACCGAGCGCGACGCCGGCACGTTCTCGTTCAGCATCAGCGCCCCGCGCGCTACGCAGGCGGAACGCGAGCTCAGTGCCGAACAGATCTTCGACGGTCGGTTTGCCAACCGCACGAACTACTGGGAAGTGGTCGCGCTCAGCCAGGGTGGCAACTACGACGCGGCGGACGACCTCACCGCCGGGTTCGGCATGGTGGAACTGGGCCTCAGCGATCGCATCCGGTTCGTTGGCGGCGCGCGCTTCGAGCGCGACGTCGTGACGCTCAACGCCAAGTCGACGCTCGGTGCCCCCGTGACGGTGAACAACACGTGGAACGACGTCCTGCCGTCGGCCGCGTTCAACATCAAGATCAGCGATTTTCAGACCCTCCGCCTCTCCGTGTCGAAGACGCTGGCCCGTCCGGAGTACCGCGAGCTCTCACCGGTGGCGACGCGCGATGTGTTGAACGCGGATGACGTCCAGGGCAACCCGGACCTTCAGCGCACCGGCATCTTGAACGGTGATTTGCGGTGGGAGTGGTATCCGACCGAAGCCGAAGTTTTTTCGCTCGGCGTGTTCGCCAAACAGTTCAAGGACCCCATTGAGCGCGCGTATCGCGCCGGCAACTCGGCCAACCGGACGATCGTGTACGTCAATGCGGATGCAGCGACCAACTTTGGGGTCGAACTCGAGGCCCGGAAAGAGCTCGGATTCATGGGCGATGCGTTTCGGCAGCTGGTGGCATTTTCGAACGTCACGCTCATGGCCAGCAACATCGAGCTGGGGTCCCAGCAGCTGGCCGCCACCAACGCCGAGCGGGCCATGGTGGGTCAGGCACCGTATGTCGTCAATGCCGGGGTGACGTGGACCTCCAACGCCGGAAGCATGAGCGCCACGGCCCTGTTCAACCGAACGGGTGAGCGCATCGACGCGGCTGGCGACCAGCCTCTGCCGGACATCGTCCTCAAGCCACGCAGCCTCGTAGACCTGAGCGTCCGGTTCCCGCTGCTCGGAGGGCTCCAGGCGCGGATGGACGCCCGCAACCTGCTCGACGCGCCATACGAGGCCGTCCAGGGCACCGTCACGCGCGAGTACTACCGTCAAGGTCGCGTATTCCAGGTGGGGCTGCAGTGGCGCCCATGA